One window of the Dreissena polymorpha isolate Duluth1 chromosome 5, UMN_Dpol_1.0, whole genome shotgun sequence genome contains the following:
- the LOC127831227 gene encoding uncharacterized protein LOC127831227, whose product MRYKQVFPQKRVSKHKGYSPSAMMNAYKMVMETGAPVKTAARQYGVPHNTLRDRVKGRVDPQTVMTGQGPLFSTEEEAKLVDHVKYMANLGYGFTITEVVAKATDYAVFLKKRTHDNPLSVKWFHGFRRRWPEIKVVKPRAFSQCRAKSTTEQAVYSYFDNLETVIKNNDLLNKPECVYNIDEKGIQTEHSPPYVVSGKKAGIYPLDRTAVPVDNFKPSEPYVEPVPGPSTIHLNLQSDSYSDDSDSDIADEDKCCVCK is encoded by the exons ATGCGATATAAACAG gTGTTTCCACAAAAAAGAGTATCAAAACACAAAGGATACTCACCATCAGCTATGATGAatgcatataaaatggtaatGGAAACTGGTGCACCAGTAAAAACTGCTGCTAGACAGTACGGTGTACCACATAACACCCTAAGAGATAGAGTGAAGGGCAGAGTAGATCCGCAGACTGTCATGACAGGACAGGGTCCATTATTCTCCACTGAAGAGGAAGCAAAACTTGTCGACCATGTTAAATATATGGCAAACCTTGGGTATGGTTTCACAATAACTGAGGTTGTAGCCAAGGCAACTGACTATGCAGTGTTCTTGAAGAAGCGAACCCATGACAACCCATTGTCAGTCAAGTGGTTTCATGGTTTCAGACGACGTTGGCCTGAAATAAAGGTAGTAAAACCTAGAGCCTTTAGTCAGTGTAGAGCAAAATCCACAACTGAGCAGGCAGTGTACTCATACTTTGACAATCTAGAAACTGTCATCAAAAATAATGATCTACTTAATAAGCCTGAATGTGTATACAACATTGATGAGAAAGGTATACAGACTGAACACTCTCCCCCATATGTTGTCAGTGGCAAG AAAGCTGGCATATATCCTCTCGACAGAACAGCAGTCCCTGTTGACAACTTCAAGCCCTCCGAGCCATATGTCG AACCGGTTCCTGGTCCATCAACCATACACTTAAACCTTCAGTCAGATTCATATTCAGATGACTCTGACTCTGATATTGCTGACGAGGATAAGTGCTGCGTTTGCAAGTAA